In Scatophagus argus isolate fScaArg1 chromosome 3, fScaArg1.pri, whole genome shotgun sequence, one genomic interval encodes:
- the pdzrn3b gene encoding E3 ubiquitin-protein ligase PDZRN3-B isoform X3 — protein MGCSLCTLQKPEEHYKLLYEVCQVNGKDLSKATHDQAVEAFRTAKEPIMVQVLRRSPHPKLVNPPADSQVSDTSTQTDITLQHIMALTKLPPSSPSMTELEEYLLPEEHPPGHAYFDPNDFLEGIQQDMEREELEYEEVDLYRANIQDKLGLTICYRTDDEDEAGIYISEIDPNSIAAKDGRIREGDKIIQINGVEIQNREDAVALLTSEGNQNISLLVARPEIQLDEGWMDDDRNDFLDDLHMDMLEQQHHQAMQFTASMLQQKKLEEDGGTTDTATLLSNHHEKDSGVGRTDESTRNDESSEQENLGDDQTTASNTLGSCRKLTYSQDTLGSTDLPFSSESFISADYADTDFLGITADECERFRELLELKCQMRNGGAQSLYCQGGGAEGQDPDGVDKELELLNEELRTIELECLNIVRAHKMQLLREQCRESWMLHNSGFRNYNTSIDARRHELSDITELPEKSDKDSSSAYNTGESCRSTPLTLELSPDNSLRRGADNQGTTGACCSTSSNSRVHKPLLSPVQEACGPSRSRGSSKEPSGALQAESKERKLGESGKSGRGFSQPHSPYKHAHIPAHAQHYQSYMQLIQQKSAVEYAQSQMSLVSMCRDPISPSDLEPKMEWKVKIRSDGTRYITKRPVRDKLLRERALRIHEERSGMTTDDDAISELKMGRYWSKEERKQHAVRAKEQRQRREFMKQSRADCLKEQTGPEDKKEPNIIELSHKKMMKKRNKKIFDNWMTIQELLTHGTKSPDGTRVYNSLLSVTTV, from the exons ATGGGATGCAGCCTCTGTACCCTTCAGAAGCCTGAGGAGCATTACAAACTTCTCTACGAAGTCTGCCAG GTCAATGGCAAGGACCTCTCCAAGGCCACCCATGACCAGGCAGTGGAGGCTTTCCGCACCGCCAAGGAGCCCATCATGGTCCAAGTTCTGCGCCGATCCCCACATCCCAAACTTGTCAACCCGCCTGCTGACTCACAGGTCTCGGACACCAGCACCCAGACCGACATCACCCTCCAGCACATCATGGCCCTTACGAAGCTGCCTCCTTCTTCACCCTCCATGACGGAACTGGAGGAGTATCTGCTGCCAGAGGA gCATCCTCCAGGACATGCATACTTTGATCCAAATGACTTCCTGGAGGGTATACAGCAGGACATGGAGCGGGAGGAGCTGGAATATGAG GAAGTGGATTTGTACCGAGCCAATATCCAAGACAAGCTCGGCCTGACGATCTGTTACAGgactgatgatgaggatgaggctGGGATCTACATTAGTGAG ATCGATCCTAACAGCATTGCTGCAAAAGACGGCAGAATTAGAGAAGGAGACAAAATCATTCAG ATCAACGGTGTTGAGATCCAGAACCGAGAGGATGCTGTAGCTCTGCTGACCAGTGAGGGGAACCAGAATATCTCCCTGCTGGTGGCCAGACCAGAGATCCAG CTGGATGAGGGCTGGATGGATGATGACCGGAACGACTTCCTGGATGACCTCCACATGGAcatgctggagcagcagcaccaTCAGGCCATGCAGTTTACTGCCAGCATGCTgcagcag AAGAAGCTCGAGGAGGATGGAGGCACCACAGACACAGCCACACTGCTGTCCAACCACCATGAGAAGGACAGCGGAGTCGGCCGCACAGATGAGAGCACGCGAAACGACGAGAGCTCGGAGCAGGAGAACCTTGGTGACGACCAGACCACGGCCTCCAACACACTGGGCAGCTGCAGAAAGCTGACCTACAGCCAGGACACGCTCGGCAGCACTGACCTGCCCTTCAGCAGCGAGTCGTTCATCTCTGCAGACTATGCTGACACAGACTTCCTGGGCATCACAGCTGATGAGTGCGAGCGCTTCAGAGAACTCCTGGAGCTGAAGTGTCAGATGAGGAATGGTGGAGCCCAGAGTCTGTACTGCCAAGGTGGTGGAGCAGAAGGTCAGGACCCAGATGGTGTGGACAAAGAGCTGGAGCTGCTCAACGAGGAGCTGCGCACCATTGAGCTGGAGTGCCTGAATATTGTCCGTGCTCATAAGATGCAGCTGCTGAGGGAGCAGTGCCGTGAATCCTGGATGCTCCACAACAGTGGCTTCCGCAACTACAACACCAGCATTGATGCACGCCGCCACGAGCTCTCAGACATCACAGAGCTGCCGGAGAAATCAGACAAAGACAGCTCCAGTGCCTACAATACTGGTGAGAGCTGCCGCAGCACCCCTCTCACTCTGGAGCTGTCTCCAGACAACTCACTCCGTCGAGGTGCAGACAATCAGGGTACGACTGGAGCGTGCTGCTCCACCAGCTCAAACAGCAGGGTGCACAAGCCTCTCCTGTCCCCTGTCCAGGAAGCCTGTGGCCCCAGCCGGAGCAGGGGCTCCTCCAAGGAGCCATCTGGAGCCCTCCAAGCAGAAAGCAAGGAGAGGAAGCTGGGAGAGTCTGGTAAGTCCGGCCGGGGCTTTTCCCAGCCACATTCACCTTACAAGCATGCCCACATCCCCGCCCACGCCCAGCACTACCAGAGCTACATGCAGCTGATCCAGCAGAAATCAGCTGTGGAATACGCTCAGAGCCAGATGAGTCTGGTCAGCATGTGCCGGGACCCCATCTCTCCCAGTGACCTGGAGCCTAAGATGGAGTGGAAGGTGAAGATCCGCAGCGACGGCACACGCTACATCACCAAGCGGCCTGTTCGGGACAAGCTGCTGAGGGAACGCGCCCTGCGTATCCACGAGGAGCGCAGCGGTATGACCACAGACGATGATGCCATAAGCGAGCTTAAGATGGGCCGCTACTGGAgcaaggaggagaggaagcagcatGCAGTTCGCGCCAAAGAACAAAGGCAGCGCCGCGAGTTCATGAAGCAGAGCCGAGCCGACTGTCTGAAGGAGCAGACCGGTCCAGAGGACAAAAAGGAGCCCAACATTATCGAACTCAGCCacaaaaagatgatgaaaaagaggaataagaaaatatttgacaacTGGATGACCATCCAGGAACTGCTGACCCATGGTACCAAGTCACCAGATGGCACAAGGGTCTACAACTCACTCCTGTCTGTGACCACAGTCTAA